A genomic stretch from Limanda limanda chromosome 11, fLimLim1.1, whole genome shotgun sequence includes:
- the LOC133013470 gene encoding trypsin-3-like isoform X1 has product MFVFVFVSSLFQMPLASLEEGNKIVGGYECPKHSVPYQVSLFDGYNFCGGTLLSDEWVLSAAHCKTKSNIEVRLGEHDIWEPEGTEQHIMSAEFIRHPDYNPRSQDSDIMLIRLSRPATLNSFVRPATLPSKCASDGTLCQISGWGSLRPSDEGSRYPDKLQCLEAPLLSDDTCFNAYPFQITENMMCAGYLKGGKDSCQGDSGGPMMCGGELQGVVSWGHGCALRNKPGVYTKVCNYTPWIRDTMASG; this is encoded by the exons atgtttgtttttgtttttgtctcgtCTTTATTCCAAATGCCGTTAGCTTCCCTGGAGGAAGGCAACAAAATTGTCGGAGGATATGAGTGCCCGAAACACTCCGTGCCCTACCAGGTGTCTCTCTTCGATGGGTACAACTTCTGCGGAGGGACTCTTCTGTCTGATGAGTGGGTGCTCTCTGCTGCACACTGCAAAACAAA GTCGAATATAGAAGTTCGTCTGGGAGAGCACGACATCTGGGAACCCGAGGGGACTGAGCAGCACATTATGTCTGCTGAGTTTATCCGCCACCCTGACTACAACCCCCGCTCGCAGGACAGTGATATCATGCTTATCAGACTGAGTCGACCGGCCACTCTGAACAGCTTTGTGCGCCCTGCAACCCTCCCCTCCAAGTGTGCCAGTGACGGAACACTGTGCCAGATCTCTGGATGGGGGAGTCTTCGTCCAAGCGATGAAGGCT CGAGGTACCCTGATAAGTTGCAGTGCCTTGAGGCCCCCCTCCTGAGCGATGACACATGCTTTAATGCATATCCTTTCCAAATCACTGAAAACATGATGTGTGCCGGCTATCTGAAGGGAGGAAAGGACTCCTGTCAG GGTGACTCCGGGGGTCCCATGATGTGTGGCGGCGAGCTCCAGGGAGTTGTGTCTTGGGGACATGGTTGTGCCCTGAGAAACAAGCCTGGGGTGTACACCAAGGTTTGTAACTACACCCCCTGGATCAGGGACACAATGGCATCTGGCTGA
- the LOC133013470 gene encoding trypsin-3-like isoform X3, with translation MKLFLLLTLFGAAASLEEGNKIVGGYECPKHSVPYQVSLFDGYNFCGGTLLSDEWVLSAAHCKTKSNIEVRLGEHDIWEPEGTEQHIMSAEFIRHPDYNPRSQDSDIMLIRLSRPATLNSFVRPATLPSKCASDGTLCQISGWGSLRPSDEARYPDKLQCLEAPLLSDDTCFNAYPFQITENMMCAGYLKGGKDSCQGDSGGPMMCGGELQGVVSWGHGCALRNKPGVYTKVCNYTPWIRDTMASG, from the exons ATGAAGcttttccttcttctcactCTCTTTGGAGCGGCAG CTTCCCTGGAGGAAGGCAACAAAATTGTCGGAGGATATGAGTGCCCGAAACACTCCGTGCCCTACCAGGTGTCTCTCTTCGATGGGTACAACTTCTGCGGAGGGACTCTTCTGTCTGATGAGTGGGTGCTCTCTGCTGCACACTGCAAAACAAA GTCGAATATAGAAGTTCGTCTGGGAGAGCACGACATCTGGGAACCCGAGGGGACTGAGCAGCACATTATGTCTGCTGAGTTTATCCGCCACCCTGACTACAACCCCCGCTCGCAGGACAGTGATATCATGCTTATCAGACTGAGTCGACCGGCCACTCTGAACAGCTTTGTGCGCCCTGCAACCCTCCCCTCCAAGTGTGCCAGTGACGGAACACTGTGCCAGATCTCTGGATGGGGGAGTCTTCGTCCAAGCGATGAAG CGAGGTACCCTGATAAGTTGCAGTGCCTTGAGGCCCCCCTCCTGAGCGATGACACATGCTTTAATGCATATCCTTTCCAAATCACTGAAAACATGATGTGTGCCGGCTATCTGAAGGGAGGAAAGGACTCCTGTCAG GGTGACTCCGGGGGTCCCATGATGTGTGGCGGCGAGCTCCAGGGAGTTGTGTCTTGGGGACATGGTTGTGCCCTGAGAAACAAGCCTGGGGTGTACACCAAGGTTTGTAACTACACCCCCTGGATCAGGGACACAATGGCATCTGGCTGA
- the LOC133013470 gene encoding trypsin-3-like isoform X2, whose protein sequence is MKLFLLLTLFGAAASLEEGNKIVGGYECPKHSVPYQVSLFDGYNFCGGTLLSDEWVLSAAHCKTKSNIEVRLGEHDIWEPEGTEQHIMSAEFIRHPDYNPRSQDSDIMLIRLSRPATLNSFVRPATLPSKCASDGTLCQISGWGSLRPSDEGSRYPDKLQCLEAPLLSDDTCFNAYPFQITENMMCAGYLKGGKDSCQGDSGGPMMCGGELQGVVSWGHGCALRNKPGVYTKVCNYTPWIRDTMASG, encoded by the exons ATGAAGcttttccttcttctcactCTCTTTGGAGCGGCAG CTTCCCTGGAGGAAGGCAACAAAATTGTCGGAGGATATGAGTGCCCGAAACACTCCGTGCCCTACCAGGTGTCTCTCTTCGATGGGTACAACTTCTGCGGAGGGACTCTTCTGTCTGATGAGTGGGTGCTCTCTGCTGCACACTGCAAAACAAA GTCGAATATAGAAGTTCGTCTGGGAGAGCACGACATCTGGGAACCCGAGGGGACTGAGCAGCACATTATGTCTGCTGAGTTTATCCGCCACCCTGACTACAACCCCCGCTCGCAGGACAGTGATATCATGCTTATCAGACTGAGTCGACCGGCCACTCTGAACAGCTTTGTGCGCCCTGCAACCCTCCCCTCCAAGTGTGCCAGTGACGGAACACTGTGCCAGATCTCTGGATGGGGGAGTCTTCGTCCAAGCGATGAAGGCT CGAGGTACCCTGATAAGTTGCAGTGCCTTGAGGCCCCCCTCCTGAGCGATGACACATGCTTTAATGCATATCCTTTCCAAATCACTGAAAACATGATGTGTGCCGGCTATCTGAAGGGAGGAAAGGACTCCTGTCAG GGTGACTCCGGGGGTCCCATGATGTGTGGCGGCGAGCTCCAGGGAGTTGTGTCTTGGGGACATGGTTGTGCCCTGAGAAACAAGCCTGGGGTGTACACCAAGGTTTGTAACTACACCCCCTGGATCAGGGACACAATGGCATCTGGCTGA
- the LOC133013466 gene encoding chemerin-like receptor 1 — MMELMTATPFYAMNTSDITGRNNSLYEDDEEYDYKDEHAELRQSLNIMSLIVYCLAFVLGVFGNGVVIWVTGFKMKKTVNTIWFLNLAVADFLFTAFLPLSVTYTAMDFHWPFGNFMCKVNSTVSFLNMFASVYILVVISVDRCVSVVWPVWAQNHRSVRKASCVSLGVWILALILSAPYFIFKDTGPSYHNEDIINCFNNFALSDDYETPSVNELRQFRHQTMTITRFLLGFVVPFTVIVSCYAVIIHRLRRNRTLASQSSRPFKIIAAVIATFFLCWAPYHIMALIEMVNHTAIHSSETLDHVITIGVPIATSLAFLNSCLNPLLYVFMGQDFKEKVRKSILNVLETAFQEEVSRSYTYTNSMVTSRSKEKSVSDAEV; from the coding sequence ATGATGGAGCTCATGACTGCTACCCCTTTCTACGCCATGAACACATCAGACATCACTGGAAGAAACAACTCCTTGTACGAAGACGACGAAGAGTATGACTACAAGGACGAGCACGCTGAGTTGAGACAGTCCCTCAACATCATGTCTCTCATTGTTTACTGCCTGGCCTTTGTTCTCGGTGTGTTCGGGAATGGAGTGGTTATCTGGGTGACCGGGTTCAAGATGAAGAAAACCGTTAACACCATTTGGTTCCTCAATCTTGCTGTGGCCGACTTCCTCTTCACGGCGTTCCTGCCCCTGAGCGTGACGTACACGGCCATGGATTTCCACTGGCCTTTTGGCAACTTTATGTGCAAGGTGAACAGCACTGTGAGCTTTCTGAACATGTTCGCCAGCGTCTACATCCTGGTGGTGATCAGTGTGgacagatgtgtgtctgtggtgtggcCCGTCTGGGCCCAGAACCACCGAAGTGTACGCAAGGCTTCCTGTGTGAGTCTGGGTGTTTGGATACTGGCTCTGATTCTCAGCGCTCCATACTTCATCTTCAAGGACACTGGGCCATCCTATCACAATGAAGACATCATCAACTGCTTCAACAACTTTGCCCTTTCTGACGACTATGAAACACCATCAGTAAATGAGCTGCGACAGTTTCGACATCAGACCATGACCATCACCCGCTTCCTCCTGGGATTCGTCGTCCCCTTCACCGTCATTGTCTCCTGCTATGCCGTCATCATCCATCGTCTCAGGAGGAACCGCACCTTGGCCAGCCAATCGAGTCGCCCCTTCAAGATCATCGCTGCCGTCATCGCCACTTTCTTCTTGTGCTGGGCACCGTATCACATCATGGCTCTAATCGAGATGGTTAATCACACAGCGATCCACTCGAGTGAAACATTGGACCACGTCATCACTATCGGTGTCCCCATAGCAACCAGCCTGGCCTTTCTCAACAGCTGCTTGAACCCACTGCTGTATGTGTTCATGGGCCAAGATTTCAAGGAAAAGGTCCGCAAGTCCATCCTGAACGTGTTGGAGACGGCCTTCCAGGAGGAAGTGTCTCGCTCATATACATACACAAACTCAATGGTCACCAGTCGGAGTAAAGAGAAGTCCGTGTCTGATGCTGAGGTGTAA